One Acinetobacter pullicarnis genomic region harbors:
- a CDS encoding ComF family protein — MKQIHMLIKSRLTKQLPCQLCGLDQQQAHSLCTDCWQALPWSKKHIHRHEQNVLVAHDYAFPIDRVIQKFKYEQQLHFQIMLAHSLLSLTLPKVDALVAMPISTQRLIERGYNQMLLISQIVAQQLKRPIWQPIIRSAQHAQKGLSRTERLAQMNHQFKPRPQQQGRYKKVLILDDVITTGSSIHALSDALYRLGCTQVEAVCIAAAHEK, encoded by the coding sequence ATGAAACAAATTCACATGCTTATTAAATCCCGACTCACCAAACAGCTGCCTTGCCAACTGTGTGGACTCGACCAGCAACAAGCACATTCGCTCTGCACCGACTGCTGGCAAGCGTTGCCTTGGTCAAAAAAGCATATTCATCGGCACGAACAAAATGTCTTGGTCGCGCACGATTACGCTTTCCCGATTGACCGTGTGATTCAAAAATTCAAATATGAGCAACAACTGCATTTTCAAATCATGTTGGCGCATAGCCTGCTCAGCTTAACTCTCCCCAAGGTCGATGCGTTGGTGGCCATGCCGATCTCAACACAACGCTTGATTGAACGCGGCTACAACCAAATGTTATTGATTAGCCAGATCGTCGCACAACAATTAAAACGTCCAATTTGGCAACCGATCATCCGCTCCGCACAACATGCACAAAAAGGCTTGAGTCGCACTGAACGACTCGCACAAATGAATCACCAATTTAAACCTCGACCACAGCAACAGGGGCGCTATAAAAAAGTCTTGATTTTAGATGATGTCATCACCACCGGCAGTTCGATTCACGCCCTATCCGATGCCTTATACCGGCTCGGCTGCACCCAAGTTGAGGCAGTCTGTATTGCAGCCGCACATGAAAAATAA
- a CDS encoding NUDIX hydrolase has translation MKCITVSAAVIVNAQQQILLVRKHNTAFFMQVGGKLEPNESAEAALLREVEEETGSTATIQQFIGRFETAAANEANHLLVSYLYWVELDQVPQIQAEIAELCWLDLAAIPEQALLAPLTKEIVIPWCQQHFSAMA, from the coding sequence ATGAAATGTATAACAGTTTCGGCTGCTGTGATTGTCAATGCACAGCAGCAAATTTTATTGGTACGCAAACACAATACCGCGTTCTTTATGCAAGTGGGTGGCAAGCTAGAGCCGAATGAATCTGCTGAAGCAGCACTCTTACGTGAGGTTGAGGAAGAGACCGGTTCTACAGCCACAATTCAGCAGTTTATCGGGCGCTTTGAAACAGCAGCGGCCAATGAGGCCAATCACTTATTGGTCAGCTATTTATATTGGGTTGAGCTGGATCAAGTGCCGCAGATACAGGCAGAAATTGCAGAGCTGTGTTGGTTGGATTTGGCGGCTATTCCTGAACAAGCGTTGTTGGCACCCTTGACCAAAGAGATTGTGATTCCGTGGTGCCAACAGCATTTTTCTGCGATGGCATAA
- a CDS encoding LOG family protein, giving the protein MNSIAVFCGSALGTDTIFAEQARLTGEMIAKAGKTLVYGGGRSGLMGIVADSALAAGGKVIGVIPQGLADKELAHPDLTELYVVQDMHQRKTKMSELSDTFIALPGGSGTLEEIFEQWTWAQLGIHLKPCAFLNINGFYDDLIRFIDVTATKGFTKSRFSEALIYSNRIEEILQQFEDYVAPEPKWGKQERVELAI; this is encoded by the coding sequence ATGAATTCAATTGCAGTTTTTTGTGGTTCGGCCTTAGGTACGGATACAATTTTTGCTGAACAAGCACGATTAACCGGTGAAATGATCGCCAAAGCAGGCAAAACATTGGTCTACGGTGGTGGGCGATCTGGGCTAATGGGAATTGTTGCGGACAGCGCATTAGCTGCAGGCGGGAAGGTCATTGGTGTCATCCCTCAAGGTTTGGCGGATAAGGAGTTGGCACATCCTGATTTGACTGAATTATATGTGGTGCAAGATATGCATCAGCGTAAAACCAAGATGTCTGAATTGTCCGATACTTTTATTGCGCTACCAGGTGGCTCTGGGACGCTCGAAGAAATTTTTGAACAATGGACTTGGGCGCAACTAGGCATTCATTTAAAGCCTTGTGCATTTTTAAACATCAATGGTTTTTATGATGATCTGATTCGCTTTATTGATGTCACAGCAACAAAAGGTTTTACCAAATCGCGTTTTTCCGAAGCCTTAATTTACAGCAACCGTATTGAGGAAATCTTGCAGCAATTTGAAGATTATGTTGCACCTGAACCGAAATGGGGCAAACAAGAACGTGTTGAGTTAGCGATCTAA
- a CDS encoding CorA family divalent cation transporter, translating into MLEAFYATERGSLEDVTVNGGFDLHPEFVWIDLIAPTQEEQQWVYDAYTQNLPTLKSLEDISSSARFYRDDDGILHISTYFLTKNKNYQVDPDVEDSSNMLATVQTVAFILHKERLFTLRGEKLVAFRAFRARARRNDYDMDYKDPVWLLLGLLEAKLDELADILEDIHKDLEMYSTEVLNNRHREQILDLDDMITRLAQKEDVLGKAQLCLIDLRRVLTFLSRPRALGSHIYDADIRELSEDVRSLVEHDAFLFQKVRFLLDTTSGFINTEQNDTIRRFSILPSMLAPPMLIASIYGMNTEILPFAHGTTSFFVVISILIVFFIGPLIYFRWKKWI; encoded by the coding sequence ATGCTTGAAGCTTTTTATGCAACAGAACGCGGCAGTTTAGAAGACGTCACGGTTAATGGTGGCTTCGATCTACACCCAGAGTTTGTCTGGATTGACCTTATCGCACCCACGCAAGAAGAACAACAATGGGTCTATGATGCTTACACACAAAACTTACCGACATTAAAATCCTTAGAAGACATTTCATCATCCGCTCGTTTTTATCGAGATGATGACGGGATTTTACATATCAGCACCTATTTTCTAACTAAAAATAAAAACTATCAAGTCGATCCAGATGTTGAAGACAGTAGCAATATGTTGGCAACCGTGCAAACCGTTGCATTCATTCTGCATAAAGAACGCCTGTTTACCTTACGTGGTGAGAAACTGGTGGCCTTTCGGGCCTTTCGAGCACGGGCACGTCGCAATGACTATGACATGGACTATAAAGATCCTGTTTGGTTACTGCTTGGTCTATTAGAAGCAAAGCTTGATGAGCTTGCGGATATCTTAGAAGATATCCACAAGGACCTCGAAATGTATTCCACTGAAGTCCTGAATAACCGCCATCGTGAGCAGATTCTCGACCTTGACGATATGATTACACGTCTGGCTCAAAAGGAAGACGTTCTCGGAAAAGCACAGCTGTGCTTAATCGACTTACGTCGGGTTCTGACATTTTTATCACGCCCGCGTGCACTGGGTAGCCATATCTATGATGCTGATATACGAGAGTTAAGTGAGGATGTCCGCTCACTGGTTGAACATGATGCCTTCCTCTTTCAAAAAGTCCGCTTCTTACTCGACACCACCTCTGGATTTATTAACACCGAACAGAATGACACGATTCGTCGATTCTCTATTTTGCCAAGTATGCTTGCTCCCCCCATGTTAATTGCCAGTATCTATGGGATGAACACTGAAATCTTGCCATTTGCTCACGGCACCACCAGCTTCTTTGTGGTGATAAGCATCTTGATTGTGTTCTTTATTGGACCACTGATTTACTTTCGATGGAAAAAATGGATTTAA
- a CDS encoding STAS domain-containing protein: MIEFKNQELTVSGAINFENAETLYLNGLRIIQMQQQYPIIVNLSQLKAANSLTLAVLVRWLRQTPEAKGLLFKAVPEQMLKIIQSCHLENDLQMI, translated from the coding sequence GTGATTGAATTTAAAAATCAGGAATTAACTGTTTCTGGCGCGATTAATTTTGAGAATGCGGAAACCTTGTATTTGAATGGTTTACGAATCATTCAGATGCAGCAGCAGTATCCGATCATTGTTAATTTATCGCAGTTAAAAGCGGCCAATTCATTAACACTTGCGGTGTTGGTGCGCTGGTTGCGTCAAACGCCAGAGGCCAAGGGATTATTGTTTAAAGCGGTCCCTGAGCAGATGCTAAAGATCATTCAGTCTTGTCACTTAGAAAATGATTTGCAAATGATTTAA
- a CDS encoding MlaC/ttg2D family ABC transporter substrate-binding protein, whose amino-acid sequence MNMLLKTTLTASLLSSMIATTAFAAPAEAPPAFVKRVADGLMTRLKADQAKLQSNPAAINAIVRQNLDPYVDGQAFTRIVLGTYATNQYTTAAQRAQFEKNFRETLINNYGSAFAKYSNQTYTMRPYKDTGSKNPVVTIDFIDKGNKTPVSFQLADSGNQWKVRNINVAGIDLGLQFRNQFAANVKRNGNNVDKAIATFKPDADAAVKK is encoded by the coding sequence ATGAATATGTTATTGAAAACAACACTAACAGCAAGTCTATTAAGTTCAATGATTGCAACCACAGCATTTGCAGCACCTGCAGAAGCACCTCCCGCTTTTGTTAAACGTGTTGCTGATGGTTTGATGACGCGTCTGAAAGCCGATCAAGCAAAATTACAAAGTAATCCAGCTGCGATTAATGCGATTGTGCGTCAAAACCTTGATCCGTATGTTGATGGCCAAGCGTTTACTCGTATCGTGCTTGGAACCTATGCGACCAATCAATACACCACTGCGGCTCAACGTGCACAGTTTGAAAAAAACTTCCGTGAAACATTGATCAATAATTACGGCTCAGCGTTTGCGAAATACAGCAATCAGACTTATACCATGCGTCCATATAAAGACACTGGTAGTAAGAACCCTGTTGTGACGATTGATTTCATTGATAAAGGTAATAAAACTCCGGTTTCTTTCCAGTTGGCAGATAGCGGTAATCAGTGGAAAGTCCGTAATATCAACGTTGCAGGAATCGATTTGGGTTTGCAGTTCCGTAATCAGTTTGCAGCCAACGTAAAACGTAATGGCAATAACGTTGATAAAGCAATCGCAACCTTTAAGCCAGATGCTGATGCAGCGGTGAAAAAATAA
- the mlaD gene encoding outer membrane lipid asymmetry maintenance protein MlaD, which yields MKSRASELTVGILVIIFGLALFFLAMKVSGLVGTNLNDPYTMTAKFDNVNGLKPRAKVTMSGVTIGRVDQITLDPVTRLATVSFDLDGKLTTFDEKQLKTVQQDALAELRYSADYEAADPAKQKEMEQQLIGNMKSITNIDEDAYIMVATNGLLGEKYLKVIPGGGLNYLKRDDVISNTQGTMDLEDLISKFITGGTGKSDDTATAPEASSDSNDAQTSFVE from the coding sequence ATGAAATCACGTGCAAGTGAACTGACCGTAGGTATTTTGGTTATTATCTTCGGCTTAGCTTTGTTTTTTTTAGCAATGAAAGTCAGCGGTCTTGTTGGGACGAACTTAAATGATCCCTATACCATGACGGCTAAATTTGACAATGTGAATGGCTTGAAACCACGCGCCAAAGTGACCATGAGTGGGGTAACCATCGGGCGTGTAGACCAAATTACACTTGATCCGGTAACGCGCCTTGCTACCGTTTCTTTTGACCTGGATGGAAAGTTGACCACCTTTGATGAAAAACAGTTAAAGACGGTACAGCAGGATGCCTTGGCAGAGTTGCGTTATAGCGCTGACTATGAAGCTGCAGACCCAGCGAAACAAAAAGAAATGGAACAACAACTGATTGGTAACATGAAATCTATCACCAATATTGATGAAGATGCTTACATCATGGTGGCAACCAATGGTTTGTTAGGTGAAAAATATTTGAAAGTAATTCCTGGTGGTGGTTTGAATTATCTTAAACGAGATGATGTTATTTCAAACACGCAAGGGACAATGGATTTGGAAGACTTAATTTCCAAGTTTATTACGGGGGGGACAGGTAAGTCTGATGATACCGCGACTGCACCTGAGGCCAGTAGTGATAGCAATGATGCACAAACATCGTTCGTTGAATAA
- the mlaE gene encoding lipid asymmetry maintenance ABC transporter permease subunit MlaE: MNAIALLGRRVIERVEGIGVATIMLLQILFSVPSLLGVKLFIYQMYRVGVLSLLIIAVSGLFIGLVLGLQGYSILVNVGSESMLGTMVSLTLLRELAPVVAALLFAGRAGSALTAEIGLMKATEQLSSMEMIGVDPLKRIVSPRLWAGIVSLPMLSVIFAAIGIMGGKLVGVDFLGVDEGSFWSGMQSNVQFMHDIFNGTIIKSIAFAFICTWIAVYQGYACVPTSEGIATSTTRTVVYSSLCVLGLDFVLTAVMFGGI, from the coding sequence ATGAATGCCATTGCCTTATTAGGTAGACGCGTCATTGAACGTGTAGAGGGGATTGGTGTTGCAACGATCATGTTGTTGCAGATTTTATTTTCAGTACCAAGCCTACTTGGCGTAAAACTTTTTATTTATCAGATGTATCGCGTTGGCGTACTGTCTTTACTGATTATTGCTGTATCTGGTCTGTTTATTGGTTTAGTGCTCGGCTTACAAGGCTATTCAATTTTAGTCAATGTGGGTTCTGAGTCGATGTTAGGCACCATGGTGTCTCTCACTTTGCTCCGAGAGCTCGCACCGGTGGTTGCAGCCTTGCTGTTCGCGGGCCGTGCAGGATCTGCGTTGACGGCTGAAATTGGTCTAATGAAAGCCACTGAGCAACTTTCGAGTATGGAAATGATCGGTGTTGATCCATTAAAACGCATCGTATCACCACGCCTATGGGCGGGGATTGTCAGCCTGCCGATGCTTTCCGTTATTTTCGCAGCCATTGGTATTATGGGCGGCAAATTGGTTGGTGTTGATTTTCTTGGTGTAGACGAAGGTTCATTCTGGAGCGGCATGCAAAGTAACGTCCAGTTTATGCATGATATTTTTAATGGCACCATTATTAAGAGTATTGCTTTTGCCTTTATCTGTACTTGGATTGCTGTATATCAAGGTTATGCCTGTGTCCCAACTTCGGAAGGCATAGCAACCTCAACGACACGAACGGTGGTGTATTCATCACTCTGTGTATTGGGCCTAGATTTTGTGTTGACTGCGGTCATGTTTGGAGGAATTTGA
- a CDS encoding ABC transporter ATP-binding protein, producing the protein MNNSVFQETEAEALIEVNNLSFNRGKRVIYDNVSLKIRRGQITAIMGPSGTGKTTLLRLIGGQLPADRGEVLFDGANIVKMSRQELFAARARMGMLFQSGALFTDMSVYENVAFPIRAHTQLPEHLIAELVALKLESVGLRGTEQFMPSELSGGMNRRVALARAIALDPELIMYDEPFAGQDPIVKGVLTRLIRSLREALDLTSIIVSHDVAETLSIADYIYVVAEGIIQGEGTPEQLKADSSPFVQQFLSGSIEGPVDYQFSHQAYLKNEVRS; encoded by the coding sequence ATGAATAACTCAGTGTTTCAGGAAACTGAGGCTGAGGCTTTAATTGAAGTTAATAATTTAAGCTTTAACCGAGGTAAACGTGTCATTTACGACAATGTCAGTTTAAAAATTCGACGTGGACAGATTACCGCAATTATGGGGCCATCTGGCACTGGTAAAACCACCTTACTGCGCTTAATTGGCGGACAACTCCCCGCAGATCGTGGGGAGGTTTTGTTTGATGGTGCCAATATTGTCAAGATGTCTCGTCAAGAATTATTCGCTGCACGTGCACGTATGGGCATGTTATTTCAAAGTGGTGCTTTATTTACCGATATGTCGGTTTATGAAAATGTTGCCTTTCCAATCCGTGCGCATACTCAATTGCCAGAGCATTTAATTGCTGAACTGGTGGCACTTAAATTGGAATCGGTGGGTTTACGTGGGACAGAACAGTTTATGCCTTCTGAACTCTCGGGAGGGATGAACCGTCGTGTTGCTCTGGCGCGTGCCATTGCACTCGATCCAGAGTTGATCATGTATGACGAGCCATTTGCTGGACAAGACCCGATTGTAAAAGGGGTGTTGACCCGTTTGATTCGTTCACTACGTGAAGCGCTGGATCTGACTTCCATCATTGTCTCGCATGATGTGGCAGAAACCCTCTCAATTGCCGACTATATTTATGTGGTGGCAGAGGGAATTATTCAGGGTGAGGGTACACCTGAGCAGCTCAAAGCAGATTCATCACCATTCGTACAACAATTTTTATCGGGCTCAATAGAAGGCCCAGTCGATTACCAATTTAGCCATCAAGCCTATTTAAAGAATGAGGTGCGTTCATGA
- a CDS encoding DEAD/DEAH box helicase: MSKTFADFPLHESLHKAVESLGFTTPTAVQEQSIPLALDGKDLLVSSQTGSGKTAAFLLPTLNAIADQDSLGTVKDRMRAVTQPNILVLCPTRELAQQVSQDAIAFVRHMKGVRVAAIMGGMPFGKQIQQLKGAQVVVATPGRLLDLVNRRQIKLDLVDALIVDEADRMLDLGFSEDLEAIGELAGNRKQTLMFSATFADRIIRLAERMMNNPQRIAIETGHTTNTDITQTLHWTDGFEHKKKLLTHWLSEEDLDQAVVFASTQEDTDMLAEELAEAGLSVVALHGAMPQAVRNRRLRSIREGRAKILVATDVAARGLDVPTISHVINFGLPMKNEDYVHRIGRTGRAGRTGKAITLATYRERGKIRALEDYLDARLNVSEIEGLEPSPPPAKGSRDGRGRDGGGRGRDGGRGRSFGGGSRDGGGRGRDGGGRSFGGGSRDGGGERRSYGDDRPRREGSSFSERPPRRDYNEDRPRREPSADDRPRREYSADRPRREGGYNDKPRTNSNDDNRGNRVDYKPRSEGNFADRPKRSFSDDRPQRSFGGDDRPKRTFGGDDRPKRTFGGDDRPQRSFGGDDRPKRTFGGDDRPKRTFGGDDRPQRSFGGDDRPKRTFGGDDRPKRTFGGDDRPKRTFGGEDRPRREFNSDRPSQDDRPRRKFND, from the coding sequence ATGAGCAAAACTTTTGCTGATTTTCCTTTGCATGAATCTTTACATAAAGCAGTTGAAAGCCTAGGTTTCACTACACCTACCGCTGTTCAAGAACAATCTATTCCACTTGCGCTAGATGGAAAAGACCTGCTTGTATCTAGCCAGACCGGTTCTGGTAAAACTGCAGCTTTTTTACTACCAACTTTAAATGCGATTGCTGACCAAGATAGCTTGGGTACAGTAAAAGATCGCATGCGTGCTGTAACGCAACCAAATATTTTAGTGCTTTGTCCAACACGTGAGTTGGCTCAGCAAGTTAGCCAAGATGCGATTGCATTTGTACGTCACATGAAAGGTGTTCGTGTTGCTGCAATTATGGGTGGTATGCCTTTTGGTAAACAAATCCAACAATTAAAAGGCGCTCAAGTTGTTGTTGCTACGCCAGGCCGTTTACTTGACTTGGTAAATCGTCGTCAAATTAAACTTGACCTTGTAGATGCATTAATCGTCGATGAAGCTGACCGTATGCTTGATCTAGGTTTCTCTGAAGACCTTGAAGCAATTGGTGAATTAGCGGGTAACCGTAAACAAACATTGATGTTCTCGGCAACGTTTGCAGATCGTATTATCCGTCTTGCTGAACGCATGATGAATAATCCACAACGTATCGCAATCGAAACGGGTCATACAACCAATACTGACATCACCCAAACTTTACATTGGACTGATGGTTTTGAGCATAAGAAAAAATTACTTACGCATTGGTTAAGTGAAGAAGATTTAGATCAAGCTGTTGTTTTTGCAAGTACGCAAGAAGATACAGATATGTTGGCTGAAGAACTGGCTGAAGCTGGTCTTTCTGTGGTTGCATTGCATGGTGCTATGCCGCAAGCCGTACGTAACCGTCGTTTACGTAGCATTCGTGAAGGTCGCGCTAAAATTTTAGTTGCAACTGACGTTGCTGCACGTGGTCTTGACGTACCAACAATTTCTCACGTGATTAACTTCGGTCTTCCAATGAAGAACGAAGACTATGTTCACCGTATTGGCCGTACAGGTCGTGCTGGTCGTACTGGTAAAGCAATTACTTTAGCAACTTACCGTGAACGCGGTAAAATTCGTGCATTAGAAGACTATTTAGATGCACGTCTAAATGTTTCTGAAATTGAAGGCCTTGAGCCATCTCCACCGCCAGCGAAAGGCAGTCGTGATGGTCGCGGTCGTGATGGCGGTGGTCGTGGTCGTGATGGCGGTCGTGGTCGTAGCTTTGGCGGCGGCAGTCGTGATGGCGGCGGTCGTGGTCGTGATGGCGGTGGTCGTAGCTTCGGTGGCGGTAGTCGTGATGGCGGCGGTGAGCGTCGTAGTTATGGTGATGATCGTCCACGTCGCGAAGGTAGTAGCTTCTCTGAGCGTCCACCACGTCGTGACTATAACGAAGATCGTCCACGTCGCGAGCCAAGTGCTGATGATCGTCCGCGCCGCGAATATAGCGCTGACCGTCCACGTCGTGAAGGTGGTTACAATGATAAACCACGCACTAATTCGAATGATGACAACCGTGGCAATCGCGTAGATTACAAACCACGCAGCGAAGGTAACTTTGCTGATCGTCCTAAACGTTCTTTTAGCGATGACCGTCCACAACGTTCTTTTGGTGGTGATGATCGCCCTAAACGTACTTTTGGTGGTGATGACCGTCCTAAACGTACTTTTGGTGGTGATGACCGTCCACAACGTTCTTTCGGTGGTGATGACCGTCCTAAGCGTACTTTTGGTGGCGATGATCGTCCTAAACGTACTTTCGGTGGTGATGATCGTCCACAACGTTCTTTCGGTGGTGATGACCGTCCTAAGCGCACTTTCGGTGGTGATGATCGTCCTAAACGTACTTTTGGTGGCGATGATCGTCCTAAGCGTACTTTTGGTGGTGAAGATCGTCCACGTCGCGAATTTAATTCTGATCGCCCGAGTCAAGATGATCGTCCACGTCGTAAATTCAACGACTAA
- a CDS encoding MarC family protein: MNNLYIHSFTLFFALLNPFLMSIYMLGLIRNLEFKTFATALIQGALIALTVFMLFAWGGESIFSEFLQVRFESFQIFGGIIFLVIGYRYVFEGADTIGVTRGAPEHVAGAIAMPFMIGPGTISAAVVTGVQLPLVGAFAVIGATLAISCSLLILMKFAHDNLRTKHSKYIDRYVDIVGRLSALLVGTIAIDMIITGVVGVMNN, encoded by the coding sequence TTGAACAATCTTTATATTCATTCATTTACATTATTTTTTGCTTTATTAAACCCTTTTCTCATGAGCATTTACATGCTGGGTTTAATTCGGAATTTAGAATTTAAAACATTTGCAACGGCACTCATTCAGGGGGCATTGATCGCCTTAACCGTATTTATGCTGTTTGCATGGGGTGGTGAGTCGATTTTTAGTGAGTTTTTACAGGTTCGATTTGAATCTTTCCAAATTTTTGGTGGCATTATTTTCTTGGTGATCGGTTATCGTTATGTATTTGAAGGTGCCGATACTATTGGTGTGACACGTGGGGCGCCAGAGCATGTGGCGGGTGCCATCGCAATGCCCTTTATGATTGGACCTGGAACCATCAGTGCGGCAGTGGTGACGGGGGTGCAATTGCCGTTGGTGGGTGCTTTTGCGGTTATTGGTGCCACCCTTGCGATCAGTTGCAGCTTGCTTATTTTAATGAAGTTTGCACATGACAACTTAAGGACCAAGCACTCTAAATACATTGATCGCTATGTCGACATTGTTGGTCGTCTATCTGCTTTGTTGGTGGGAACCATTGCCATCGATATGATCATCACTGGTGTGGTTGGCGTTATGAATAATTAA
- a CDS encoding inositol monophosphatase family protein, whose protein sequence is MEPMVVMAARAAETVGQELLKAHKNRHKLDLQVEEKGIDGPVTQVDRYLEELTIATLRKSYKNHSFLGEEFGLQEGKGDDADWCWIIDPLDGTLNFVNAVPHFCISIAVQHKGITQHGVIYDPVRDELFSASRGRGAMMNQRRIRVNIKDSLDKSFLAVGHAYRAKRNGEIVSYAKNHFESLLAVTEAGAQYRRTGSAALDLAYVAAGRFDGYFELGLKSWDIAAGELLVKEAGGTMVDARGGNDSLDNGQVLACSMKMLKPLMQTVVPAWGDAAK, encoded by the coding sequence ATGGAACCTATGGTGGTGATGGCTGCGCGTGCGGCTGAAACAGTTGGTCAAGAGCTTTTAAAAGCACATAAAAATCGTCATAAACTCGACCTACAAGTTGAAGAAAAAGGTATTGATGGGCCTGTAACGCAAGTTGATCGTTATTTAGAAGAATTGACGATTGCAACTTTGCGTAAAAGCTATAAAAACCATAGCTTCTTAGGTGAAGAATTTGGTTTGCAAGAAGGTAAAGGGGATGATGCTGATTGGTGTTGGATTATTGATCCACTCGATGGCACACTCAACTTTGTTAATGCAGTTCCGCATTTTTGTATTTCAATCGCAGTGCAGCACAAGGGTATTACCCAACATGGCGTCATTTATGACCCAGTGAGAGATGAGCTGTTTTCTGCCAGTCGTGGCCGTGGTGCCATGATGAATCAACGCCGTATTCGTGTGAATATTAAAGACAGCTTAGATAAAAGCTTCTTAGCGGTTGGCCATGCTTATCGTGCAAAACGTAATGGCGAAATCGTTTCTTATGCTAAAAACCATTTTGAATCTTTGTTAGCTGTGACTGAAGCTGGTGCGCAATATCGCCGTACGGGTTCAGCAGCTTTAGATTTAGCTTATGTTGCTGCAGGTCGTTTCGATGGTTATTTCGAACTTGGCTTAAAATCATGGGATATCGCTGCTGGTGAACTCTTGGTGAAAGAGGCGGGTGGTACTATGGTTGATGCACGTGGTGGTAACGACAGTTTAGACAATGGTCAAGTATTGGCATGTTCAATGAAAATGCTTAAACCACTAATGCAAACCGTTGTTCCTGCTTGGGGTGATGCTGCAAAATAA